The Desulfosoma caldarium nucleotide sequence GCCGATGGCCGTGCATTCCACTTCGTGAAGGGCCGCCAGTTCCATGAAACGATCCAAGTTTTCGGGCCGCACCGCCACCGTCATGCGCTCCTGGGATTCCGAAACCCAGATTTCCCACACATCCAGGCCTTCGTATTTGAGGGGCACGCGGTCCAGGGCCACACGGGCGCCGCCGGCCAGATGGGCCGATTCCCCGATGGACGATGACAGGCCGCCACCGCCATTGTCCGTAATAAAGGTGATGAGCCCCTCATCTCGAGCTTCCAAAAGAAAATCATGCATCTTTTTCTGCGTGTACGGGTCCCCGATCTGCACATGGCCTGCGGGTGTGTGTTCGCTGTAACTTTCACTGGACGCCGTGACACCGTGAATACCGTCCTTGCCCACACGACCGCCCGCCATGATGATGATGTCCCCCGGGTTGGGCTTCTTGTGTTCTGAGGGTTCCCCGCCAATGGTGCGAGGCATGAGCCCGATGGCGGCCACAAAAACCAGGCACTTTCCTAGGTAGGACGGATGGTGGAACAGGTTGCCGAAAACGGTGGGCACACCGTGCTTGTTGCCGCCGTCCCTGACGCCTTCCACAACCCCGTCCAAAAGCCGCCGCGGATGCAGGTGCGGCCGCAGGGGGCCCGCATAGGCTCGAGGCCCCACACAGTAGCCGTAGAGGCCGGCGATGAGGCGCGATCCTTTGCCTGTTCCCATGGGATCGCGATAGACGCCCACAATGCCCGTCAAAGCACCGCCGTAGGCTTCCATGGTGGACGGACTGTTGTGGGTTTCCCCCGTGATAACGTAGAGGTGGTCTTCATCGAATCGAGCGGCGCCGGCGTTGTCCCACAGCACGGAGACCACCCAGTCCTTTTGGGCCTGAAGGGCCAGCGTGGGCGCTTCGATGCAGGTCTTGAACAGATTGTTCACCACGGTTTCCTGGCCCGAATCCAGGTCCTTGTATAGAAAAAGGCCGCGAAAGGTGTTGTGGTTGCAGTGGTCGCTTCGCGCCTGGCTGATGGCTTCCAGTTCCACATCGGTGGGCCGATTCAGACCCACGAGAGCTCGTTCCCGAAGCACTTCTGGGCGCAAGAAATACCGGCGAATGACAGGAATATCCTGAGGGTTCAACGCCAAATGGCGTGCATCGCTAAGGGCCTTGAGTTCCTCATCGCTTTCGATGGCAATGGTTTCCACCGTAGGCGTGTGCCGCAATTCCACCTTGGGTAAAATGATGCCGATCCCTTCGTCGGGATTCCAATCATGGCGAGCGAAGACGCGCCATTGCTGAATGATGTCGTTGGCCAAGAGTTCGCGGGCGATGGTTTCCACTTGGGAGCGGTCTAAAGAGCATCTTTGCAAAAGAAAAACCTTGGAGGTGTACGCCGCGTCGTGGCGGCTCAGGGGTCGGCGAAGATAATCGGCGATGGCTTCCAGGGCCACGCTGCCTGCCGTGTCCCGCACTCCAGGGCGATACCCGACCCAAATGGCCCATTGAAAGTCGAAAGCCGTGGCCAAGGGTTGAAACGAAGAGACCTGTGAGACGGGATTGGTGAAAATTTCTGTGCGCACCGCTTCCAGTTCTTCGGCGCTCAAGCCCGTCTCCAACATGATCACGCGAAGGACTCGAGCCTCTTCCACGTGCCAGCCGAAATAATCGCGAATCTTGCGGCACAGCTCAAATCCCTCGGCATCAAACAAATGGGGTTTCAGCGCAATTTCCAGTCGAACCGCCATAGCGTTCCCATCGGTTGGTTGGCCGTTCAGCCCAGGACCAACTTAAATGCAATGGCAATCAGGACAAGGCCGCCAAAGACGCCCATGCGCCGCCCCCAAAGGGCGGAGAGGCGGTTGCCGATGCGCATGGCCGCCCACGTCATCAAGGCGGCGGTGATGCCGATGCATACCGCTGCTCCCAGGAGGTCCCGACCCAAAATGCCCAAACTGAACCCCACGCCCAAAGCATCCATACTGGTGGCCACAGAAAGCACCACCAGGCTCATGCCTCGTGTGGGATCCGCACACACCTCGTAGGATTCTTCATCCCGCAGGCTTTCATAAGCCATTTTTCCACCGATGAAAACAAGAAGAAGAAAAGCGAGCCATGGCCCCCATCGCCGCACGAGACTCACCAGGTAAAGCCCCATGGTCCAGCCTAGAAGGGGCATGGCGAACTGAAAGAGTCCGAAGTGAAAGGCCAGCCGAAAGATTTGGCGCGGCGCGCAAAACCGGGTGCCCACGCCGAGGCCGACGGCAAAGGCATCGCAGCCCAAGGCCACGGCAAGAAGAAGGGTTTCCAGAGCACTCATGAGGGTCTATTCAAGGAGGTGTTTCGAGCCGGGGCCTCTAGCATTAGCACATTGAAGGCCTTGAGGCCCTGTAATTGCCCTGACAGCATGTCAATTCTCTTTCACGGGCCGCCGACCCTTTTCTTAGGGGCGCCCCCCTCTTGCGACGGGTGAC carries:
- a CDS encoding AIR synthase-related protein; this encodes MAVRLEIALKPHLFDAEGFELCRKIRDYFGWHVEEARVLRVIMLETGLSAEELEAVRTEIFTNPVSQVSSFQPLATAFDFQWAIWVGYRPGVRDTAGSVALEAIADYLRRPLSRHDAAYTSKVFLLQRCSLDRSQVETIARELLANDIIQQWRVFARHDWNPDEGIGIILPKVELRHTPTVETIAIESDEELKALSDARHLALNPQDIPVIRRYFLRPEVLRERALVGLNRPTDVELEAISQARSDHCNHNTFRGLFLYKDLDSGQETVVNNLFKTCIEAPTLALQAQKDWVVSVLWDNAGAARFDEDHLYVITGETHNSPSTMEAYGGALTGIVGVYRDPMGTGKGSRLIAGLYGYCVGPRAYAGPLRPHLHPRRLLDGVVEGVRDGGNKHGVPTVFGNLFHHPSYLGKCLVFVAAIGLMPRTIGGEPSEHKKPNPGDIIIMAGGRVGKDGIHGVTASSESYSEHTPAGHVQIGDPYTQKKMHDFLLEARDEGLITFITDNGGGGLSSSIGESAHLAGGARVALDRVPLKYEGLDVWEIWVSESQERMTVAVRPENLDRFMELAALHEVECTAIGHYEATGKLHLTYHGKTCAYLDLSFFREDFPQWQFEAHWRSPTSRGLTEPVMSEPTAYGRILTELLGSPNLCSREWIHRQYDHEVQGTSVIKFLVGRRRDVPNDAAVLRPVLTSRRGLAVTQALHPTYGQIDTYHMVEASIDECVRRLLAVGGLLDEMGGVDNFCWPSIQYDSKQNPDGRYKAAQLVRANWALRDMCLAYGIPLLSGKDSMYVDGHLPGLYGERHKVSGLPTMLFTATSIVEDIEQCLTMDLKMPEDWVYVLGTTRHELGGSEYYEKFGYVGLSVPKADPEKFIPLYRAVEAAVRKGLLASCRAVGRGGLAVHGALMAIAGELGMDWDLDAVPVEGHLSTATVLFSESLGRFLVTVAPEHREAFESHFRGFPLGCLGKVCERPVWTVRDASGRVVLEEPVEALGKAWRFEGAAGPLGEW
- a CDS encoding manganese efflux pump MntP, encoding MSALETLLLAVALGCDAFAVGLGVGTRFCAPRQIFRLAFHFGLFQFAMPLLGWTMGLYLVSLVRRWGPWLAFLLLVFIGGKMAYESLRDEESYEVCADPTRGMSLVVLSVATSMDALGVGFSLGILGRDLLGAAVCIGITAALMTWAAMRIGNRLSALWGRRMGVFGGLVLIAIAFKLVLG